A window of the Tessaracoccus sp. MC1865 genome harbors these coding sequences:
- a CDS encoding GntR family transcriptional regulator: MDETYTPDITIDRHSDRPLYEQIAQPIEAAILSGELAAGARIEDEVSMAQRLDVARPTARRALQELVAKGLLTRRRGVGTRVAPPHVHRPMKLSSLNEDLVEAGFSPSTKVLKYQVREAAPDEAEKLGMKPGEGLLEVSRLRYADDHPLAILTNLIPLDIAPTWQELGEHGLYQCLQKRDVLIAAAQQSVGARGATAEEAELLGEDKGAPLLTMHRVGRTAEGRAVELGNHVYRPSLYSFQFTLFTS, encoded by the coding sequence ATGGACGAGACCTACACACCGGACATCACAATCGACCGCCACTCGGATCGTCCCCTGTATGAGCAGATCGCCCAACCCATCGAGGCGGCGATCCTCTCCGGTGAACTCGCAGCAGGCGCGCGCATCGAGGACGAGGTCTCGATGGCCCAGCGCCTCGACGTCGCCCGCCCGACGGCGCGCCGCGCTCTCCAGGAACTGGTCGCCAAGGGCCTGCTGACCCGCCGACGCGGCGTCGGCACCCGCGTCGCCCCGCCCCACGTGCACCGCCCCATGAAGCTCTCCTCTCTCAATGAGGACCTCGTGGAGGCAGGCTTCTCCCCCTCCACCAAAGTGCTCAAGTACCAGGTGCGCGAGGCGGCGCCCGACGAAGCCGAGAAGCTCGGGATGAAGCCCGGCGAGGGACTGCTCGAAGTCAGCCGCCTGCGCTACGCGGACGACCACCCCCTCGCCATCCTCACCAACCTCATCCCGCTCGACATCGCCCCCACCTGGCAGGAGCTGGGCGAACACGGCCTCTACCAGTGTCTGCAGAAGCGCGACGTGCTGATCGCGGCGGCGCAGCAGTCGGTCGGCGCCCGCGGCGCCACGGCCGAAGAGGCAGAGCTCCTCGGCGAGGACAAGGGCGCGCCACTGCTGACGATGCACCGGGTGGGCCGCACAGCCGAGGGCCGCGCCGTGGAACTGGGCAACCACGTCTACCGCCCCTCGCTGTACTCGTTCCAGTTCACGTTGTTCACGTCCTGA
- a CDS encoding transaldolase family protein: MTDYTPGPLLAAAQTTPTSLWNDSSDLDELKQSIAFGGVGATCNPVIAYTTIKQHLDEWRPRIEAIAAEHPTWGESQIGWQAVKDMSVEAAALLEPIFREHNGRNGRLSVQTDPRLHRDAQALADQAVEFHELADNIVVKIPATKTGLEAIEEASYRGVSINVTVSFSVPQAVQAGEAIERGLKRREAEGHDVSEMGPVVTIMVGRLDDWLKETAEREGLSVDPEALEWAGVACMKRAYKIFQERGYRSRVLSAAFRNVNHWAEFVGGDVVVSPPFTWQKTINESGYETVPRMDEPVKQEHLQELLKIEDFRRAYEVDGMTPEEFEDFGPTRKTLRQFLAADADLDALVRDILVPAP, from the coding sequence ATGACTGACTACACCCCCGGGCCGCTGCTGGCCGCAGCGCAGACCACCCCCACGTCCCTGTGGAACGATTCCTCGGATCTCGATGAGCTGAAGCAGTCCATCGCGTTCGGCGGGGTCGGGGCCACATGCAACCCGGTGATCGCCTACACCACCATCAAGCAGCACCTCGATGAGTGGCGTCCGCGCATCGAGGCCATCGCGGCCGAGCACCCCACCTGGGGCGAGTCGCAGATCGGTTGGCAGGCCGTGAAGGACATGTCCGTCGAAGCAGCCGCGCTGCTCGAGCCGATCTTCAGGGAGCACAACGGCCGCAACGGTCGCCTGTCGGTACAGACCGACCCGCGCCTCCACCGCGACGCCCAGGCGCTCGCGGACCAGGCCGTGGAGTTCCATGAGCTGGCCGACAACATCGTTGTGAAGATCCCGGCCACCAAGACGGGCCTGGAGGCCATCGAAGAGGCCAGCTACCGCGGCGTGTCCATCAACGTGACCGTCTCCTTCTCCGTACCCCAGGCGGTGCAGGCGGGCGAGGCCATCGAGCGCGGCCTGAAGCGCCGCGAGGCCGAGGGTCATGACGTCTCCGAGATGGGCCCCGTCGTCACCATCATGGTGGGACGCCTCGACGACTGGCTCAAGGAAACCGCCGAGCGCGAGGGGCTCTCAGTGGACCCGGAGGCCCTCGAGTGGGCCGGCGTCGCGTGCATGAAGCGTGCCTACAAGATCTTCCAGGAGCGCGGGTACCGCTCGCGGGTCCTGTCCGCAGCCTTCCGCAACGTCAACCACTGGGCTGAGTTCGTGGGCGGCGACGTGGTGGTCTCCCCGCCGTTCACGTGGCAGAAGACCATCAACGAGTCCGGATATGAGACCGTCCCCCGCATGGACGAGCCCGTCAAGCAGGAGCACCTCCAGGAGTTGCTGAAGATCGAGGACTTCCGCCGCGCCTACGAGGTCGACGGGATGACGCCCGAGGAGTTCGAAGACTTCGGCCCCACCCGCAAGACCCTCCGCCAGTTCCTCGCGGCAGACGCCGATCTCGATGCTCTCGTCCGCGACATCCTCGTTCCAGCCCCCTGA
- the iolG gene encoding inositol 2-dehydrogenase produces the protein MTDKLLRVAIIGAGRIGRVHAQAIASHPRAELVLVSDPFGTAAEDLAAAHGARAVKDAAEVFADPEVDAVIIGSPTPLHAEQVLAAARAGKAVLCEKPVASSVAQARELEADLATFEHPPVMVGFQRRYDPSIKKAHDLVAAGEIGRVEQMTIQSRDPAAPPASYIASSGGIFKDCTIHDFDQARFFMGDIAEVTAFGQSNIPELAGTGDFDGAVVVLRSVDGAVASITNNRHCAAGYDQRMEVHGADGSLFVDNLRPTSLTVNKKDFSAAQDPYLDYFLERYADAYRDELASFIDAINEGVEVSPTISDGIEALVLAEAAEESARSGRPVKVQ, from the coding sequence ATGACAGACAAGTTACTCCGCGTAGCCATCATCGGCGCCGGCCGCATCGGCCGGGTGCACGCCCAGGCGATCGCGTCGCACCCCCGCGCCGAACTCGTGCTCGTGTCGGATCCGTTCGGTACCGCGGCAGAGGATCTCGCCGCCGCGCATGGCGCACGGGCCGTGAAGGACGCCGCGGAGGTGTTCGCAGATCCTGAGGTGGACGCCGTGATCATCGGCTCGCCCACCCCGCTGCACGCCGAGCAGGTCCTCGCCGCGGCACGCGCCGGCAAGGCCGTGCTCTGCGAGAAGCCGGTTGCTTCGTCGGTGGCGCAGGCGCGCGAGCTGGAGGCCGATCTGGCCACCTTCGAGCACCCGCCGGTGATGGTGGGTTTCCAGCGTCGCTACGACCCGTCGATCAAGAAGGCGCACGATCTCGTCGCCGCCGGAGAGATCGGCCGCGTCGAGCAGATGACCATCCAATCGCGCGATCCCGCCGCTCCCCCGGCGAGCTACATCGCGTCGTCGGGAGGCATCTTCAAGGACTGCACCATCCACGACTTCGACCAGGCCCGGTTCTTCATGGGCGACATCGCCGAGGTCACCGCGTTCGGACAGAGCAACATCCCCGAACTGGCGGGCACCGGTGACTTCGACGGCGCGGTCGTCGTGCTGCGCAGCGTCGACGGCGCCGTGGCGTCGATCACCAACAACCGTCACTGCGCCGCCGGCTACGACCAGCGGATGGAGGTGCACGGTGCGGACGGTTCGCTGTTCGTCGACAACCTGCGCCCCACGTCGTTGACCGTGAACAAGAAGGACTTCAGCGCGGCCCAGGACCCGTACCTGGACTACTTCCTGGAGCGCTACGCCGACGCGTACCGCGACGAGCTGGCGTCCTTCATCGACGCGATCAACGAGGGCGTCGAGGTGTCGCCGACCATCAGTGACGGCATCGAGGCCCTGGTGCTGGCCGAGGCGGCCGAGGAATCGGCCCGCAGCGGCCGCCCCGTCAAGGTTCAGTAA
- a CDS encoding cytochrome b5-like heme/steroid binding domain-containing protein has protein sequence MLEDILGLPAHPLFVHLPVVLLPLSAVSIVALTLRPAWRPRFALPVLGLLALGALGAVAAWGTGDDLAAKVGLPVTHSELGMWTALASAVLLVAGGVWLWRVRRADPSSARGVFGWVVSALALVVLVLVTLTGHSGATAAWSGVAVRAAAPGQSAYTMADVAAHSTPADCWIAVDGNAYDVTSWIPQHPGGPERIEPLCGTDATAQFTGEHGQSEVAQATLKSYLLGPLA, from the coding sequence ATGCTGGAAGACATCCTCGGGCTGCCGGCCCACCCGCTGTTCGTGCACCTGCCGGTGGTGTTGCTGCCGTTGTCCGCCGTCTCGATCGTGGCGCTGACCCTCCGGCCGGCCTGGCGGCCGAGGTTCGCCCTGCCGGTGCTGGGGCTCCTCGCCCTCGGCGCCCTGGGGGCGGTTGCCGCCTGGGGAACCGGCGACGACCTGGCCGCGAAAGTGGGCCTCCCGGTCACCCACTCGGAACTGGGCATGTGGACCGCGCTGGCCTCCGCCGTGCTGCTCGTGGCGGGCGGCGTCTGGTTGTGGCGCGTGCGGCGGGCCGACCCGTCGTCGGCGCGTGGCGTGTTCGGCTGGGTGGTGTCGGCGCTGGCTCTCGTGGTGCTCGTGCTCGTGACCCTCACCGGCCACTCGGGCGCGACGGCGGCCTGGTCCGGCGTGGCGGTAAGGGCTGCGGCACCTGGGCAGAGCGCCTACACGATGGCCGACGTGGCGGCCCACAGCACGCCCGCCGACTGCTGGATCGCCGTCGACGGCAACGCCTACGACGTCACCAGTTGGATCCCGCAGCACCCGGGCGGCCCCGAGCGGATCGAGCCGCTGTGCGGCACGGACGCGACGGCCCAGTTCACCGGCGAGCACGGCCAGAGCGAAGTCGCGCAGGCGACGCTGAAGAGCTACCTGCTCGGCCCACTGGCCTGA